One window of Pseudobacteriovorax antillogorgiicola genomic DNA carries:
- a CDS encoding FecCD family ABC transporter permease — translation MRSKVSPLAAYIWSFSLLTFVLLWAISWGPQGWQLVSQVDDPLRRIILWDIRLPRVLVSALCGGALAMAGVLSQGLFRNPLAGPSILGTVSGANLFVVTTMFLGWGYEHWLVQPFSAFIGAVLATSLVWRLSTWQSFQNPGRLLLLGFAINSIFAATTTFLLSLSLHEFNLSQSILFWLMGSFNGKGWPHVLMALPWLLIGLWLSRPIARRLNVLNLGEDVAQSLNVPISQLRWQTIAVIAGLVGASVAVAGGISFVGLMVPHFTRLYLGADHRHLVKVSCINGMILVVAADTISRTLMAPQELQVGAILSLIGAPVFVGLMLKERGRHGF, via the coding sequence GTGCGATCTAAAGTCAGCCCCCTTGCTGCATATATCTGGAGTTTCAGTCTTCTTACCTTCGTTCTTTTGTGGGCAATCAGTTGGGGGCCTCAGGGTTGGCAGCTTGTGTCGCAAGTTGATGATCCTCTCCGTCGCATCATTCTTTGGGACATTCGCCTGCCTCGGGTTTTGGTTTCTGCTCTTTGTGGGGGAGCGCTGGCCATGGCCGGCGTCTTATCCCAAGGCTTGTTTCGAAACCCCCTAGCGGGGCCTTCGATTTTAGGTACCGTAAGTGGTGCTAACCTTTTTGTGGTGACAACCATGTTTCTAGGTTGGGGTTACGAGCACTGGCTCGTCCAACCGTTTTCAGCTTTTATAGGAGCAGTTCTCGCGACCAGTCTTGTGTGGCGACTTTCTACCTGGCAGTCCTTTCAGAATCCTGGTCGATTGCTACTACTAGGCTTCGCCATAAATTCGATTTTTGCGGCCACGACTACCTTTCTATTATCACTGAGTCTCCACGAGTTTAATCTATCCCAATCAATCTTATTTTGGTTGATGGGGAGTTTTAATGGCAAAGGTTGGCCACATGTTTTGATGGCTCTTCCATGGCTGCTTATTGGTTTGTGGCTTAGTCGACCCATTGCGCGGCGACTGAATGTATTGAACTTAGGAGAGGATGTGGCTCAAAGCCTTAACGTTCCGATCAGTCAGCTCCGTTGGCAAACAATAGCCGTCATTGCAGGGCTAGTGGGTGCCTCTGTTGCCGTTGCTGGAGGAATTAGCTTTGTCGGGCTTATGGTGCCACACTTCACTCGTCTCTACCTAGGTGCTGATCATAGACACTTGGTCAAGGTTTCTTGCATCAATGGAATGATTCTTGTGGTGGCGGCTGATACCATTTCACGCACTTTGATGGCTCCCCAGGAGCTACAGGTGGGCGCAATTCTGTCTTTGATTGGAGCACCAGTCTTTGTGGGGCTTATGCTGAAGGAGCGAGGTCGTCATGGGTTTTAG
- a CDS encoding sensor histidine kinase, giving the protein MRYFLSTLLFSLLSLEVLSASPKPIIDRKLSYEAFVYEDKTGQLTAHDIISGPMTAKFQSLKETGRISYGYTDSVFWLYVDITNDKEYPLHAYIGSLRPDPLVLDMYEVVGDRIIQHRGGTSVPIAERESFRRLHFFEVNIPAKSMQRFYFRTYSSLDMTLDLHLFDENSLLMTQVQLDLTHFAYFGMMTSLVIYSLCLYLFLRRIEYLIYGLFAGSIAVSAFIYSGFLEYWDIQLGPLTSNQQARHAMAISPILTMMYTIQFLNLKSLSKWVFRFAQALLCYCLMVAIYSFIERSPFGALLLVGSQASTMFASFFLACYAVYRGRKSAIYYATGTFIFICTIIIWTLGNQGVIEKSYFVAFTPLFGGALEMLFTMIALSWHFKEYQEYQFAKEMSDAEAANLRTLVQVVCHDIANPLSVIILAKKMAQKLNIEDPKLQKIFENVDRASRSINAIIAQVRRIQSIKSGKFKVTLESVSIKSLFSDVQFNLEQKAKAKGITLTFNLAANSEDDLLALAEPTSLSHDVISNFVSNAIKFSKKGDDIKIRAYMNQGKIILEVIDQGIGIPKNILESIFSPSKATSRPGTEDESGTGFGMPLAKYFIEQYGGTVAVESRDISQHPESHGTTVRTELTAYKAAP; this is encoded by the coding sequence TTGAGATACTTCTTATCTACATTGCTATTTAGCCTGCTTTCTTTGGAAGTCTTAAGCGCTTCACCAAAGCCGATTATCGATCGCAAGCTAAGCTACGAAGCTTTTGTCTACGAAGATAAGACAGGCCAACTCACAGCGCACGATATCATCTCGGGCCCAATGACCGCAAAATTCCAGTCCCTGAAAGAGACCGGACGAATCAGTTACGGCTACACTGATTCGGTATTTTGGCTCTATGTGGACATCACGAACGACAAAGAATACCCACTCCATGCCTATATTGGCAGCCTTCGACCTGATCCACTTGTGCTTGATATGTATGAAGTCGTTGGGGACCGGATCATCCAACACCGCGGCGGCACCTCGGTCCCAATTGCTGAGCGGGAGTCGTTTCGGCGACTTCATTTCTTTGAGGTCAATATTCCCGCCAAGAGCATGCAGCGATTTTACTTCCGAACGTACTCATCGCTGGATATGACTCTGGACTTGCATCTCTTCGACGAAAATAGCTTGTTGATGACCCAAGTGCAGCTCGACCTAACCCACTTTGCATATTTCGGAATGATGACGAGCCTAGTGATTTACAGTTTGTGTCTCTATCTGTTTCTACGAAGAATTGAATATCTTATCTATGGCCTGTTCGCTGGCAGCATCGCTGTTTCAGCATTTATTTATTCAGGTTTTTTAGAGTATTGGGATATTCAATTGGGGCCATTAACCTCGAACCAACAAGCTAGACATGCTATGGCCATAAGTCCTATCCTAACGATGATGTATACGATACAATTTTTGAATCTCAAATCTCTTTCGAAATGGGTGTTCCGATTCGCCCAAGCTCTTCTCTGCTATTGTCTTATGGTAGCCATATATAGCTTCATCGAACGGTCGCCCTTTGGAGCATTGCTATTGGTTGGATCTCAAGCGAGCACTATGTTCGCATCGTTTTTTCTCGCCTGTTATGCGGTTTATCGTGGAAGAAAATCGGCGATCTATTATGCGACTGGCACATTTATTTTTATCTGTACCATCATCATCTGGACTCTAGGCAATCAGGGGGTCATAGAAAAAAGCTACTTTGTGGCATTTACCCCACTCTTCGGAGGCGCCCTAGAAATGCTGTTCACCATGATCGCCCTATCTTGGCATTTCAAGGAATATCAGGAATACCAGTTTGCCAAAGAGATGTCCGATGCTGAAGCGGCAAATCTTAGAACTTTGGTTCAGGTTGTGTGTCACGACATTGCCAATCCCCTAAGTGTTATCATACTGGCTAAGAAAATGGCTCAGAAGCTTAATATTGAAGATCCAAAACTACAAAAAATCTTTGAAAATGTTGATCGCGCCAGTCGCTCGATCAATGCTATCATCGCTCAGGTGCGCCGAATCCAGTCGATCAAGTCAGGCAAATTCAAGGTAACGTTAGAGTCAGTCAGCATCAAATCCCTGTTTAGCGATGTTCAGTTCAATCTCGAACAGAAGGCAAAAGCCAAAGGAATCACCCTGACTTTTAATCTAGCCGCGAATTCAGAAGACGACCTGCTGGCGCTTGCAGAGCCAACATCCTTGTCTCATGACGTGATCAGCAACTTTGTATCCAACGCAATTAAGTTTTCGAAAAAAGGCGACGACATCAAAATTCGCGCATATATGAACCAAGGCAAAATCATATTAGAGGTTATCGACCAAGGAATCGGCATCCCCAAGAACATCTTAGAGAGTATTTTTTCACCATCTAAGGCCACGTCTCGGCCAGGTACAGAAGATGAATCAGGAACTGGCTTCGGGATGCCTTTAGCCAAGTATTTCATCGAGCAATACGGCGGCACCGTCGCCGTTGAAAGTCGCGACATCAGTCAACACCCTGAAAGTCATGGCACCACTGTCCGCACTGAACTCACCGCTTACAAGGCAGCCCCCTGA
- a CDS encoding ABC transporter substrate-binding protein: MAVLKLYWNLLCCVLGLSLFSAKVHAAPQKLTDSRGHEIKTSVKPPRVVSGFVGADEILVHLLKDRPKSILALSPLSRDPRYSAIYKEAKAWPHQFGDELESLLKMTPDLVIVASYTRAEWLRILDVAKVPYFVLGSFASISDIQGNIEIMGKLVHEEARAKALIESMDQTILTLKNSCKLKGKRIVNYSKDGTIFGAGTSFDSMIAKIGAINAGTQQGVKGWSRVSRESLLVMNPDFIVVGADPDRKSEFLDEMKRQVGWQHLAAVREGRLLMVPSRYLASVSHHITKAMEILCAI; encoded by the coding sequence TTGGCAGTTTTAAAGCTGTATTGGAATCTTCTCTGCTGTGTTCTAGGGCTCAGTCTATTTTCAGCAAAGGTCCATGCTGCGCCCCAGAAGCTTACAGATAGTCGTGGGCATGAAATCAAAACCAGTGTCAAGCCACCGCGGGTGGTTTCAGGGTTTGTTGGGGCAGACGAGATTTTGGTCCACCTTCTCAAAGACCGACCGAAGTCTATTCTGGCGCTTTCGCCCTTATCCCGCGATCCACGCTATAGCGCGATTTATAAAGAAGCGAAAGCCTGGCCCCATCAATTTGGAGATGAGCTTGAGTCGCTCTTAAAGATGACGCCAGACTTGGTTATTGTCGCTAGCTATACTCGTGCTGAATGGCTTCGTATTTTAGACGTCGCCAAGGTGCCATACTTTGTTCTGGGCAGCTTTGCCAGCATCTCTGATATTCAAGGAAATATTGAAATCATGGGCAAGCTAGTTCATGAGGAGGCTCGTGCGAAAGCTCTCATAGAATCTATGGATCAAACCATACTTACGCTAAAGAACAGCTGCAAGCTTAAGGGCAAGCGCATTGTGAATTACAGCAAGGATGGCACGATCTTTGGCGCTGGCACAAGCTTTGATAGCATGATTGCCAAGATTGGAGCGATCAATGCTGGTACTCAGCAAGGTGTGAAAGGCTGGAGTCGTGTTAGTAGAGAAAGTCTTTTGGTCATGAACCCCGACTTTATCGTGGTGGGCGCGGATCCAGATCGTAAAAGCGAGTTTTTGGATGAGATGAAGAGGCAAGTAGGTTGGCAACACCTCGCCGCGGTTCGCGAGGGCCGATTGCTTATGGTTCCAAGCCGCTACTTGGCATCCGTGTCTCATCATATTACAAAGGCCATGGAGATTCTTTGTGCGATCTAA
- a CDS encoding TonB-dependent receptor plug domain-containing protein: MNRLQIGVLALGFINTGLAAFGATDETERMSVIGTRTRTLDRFTRSHYVINRDEIERQNAPSLVDYLAQIPGVHVTRVGVMGGNTSVSIRGSTNDHILVLIDGIPVSDQSQISGVLSLDHLGVHQVERIEVAKGPMGVAYGSDALAGAINIITRTQVDGGSLLGEVSNRSYKRLDLSYGINLNEEWSLLFAGHGIDDEAFSEAEEAEGNSEKDRYQRQAFYGRATWSQGPWVASLNVERADAEKDLDRYSFADELVRDDLNFVSDDQMKAVRLQGRYDGGTWYSSIKVSYHQVQREYRDEIDALFPFDGTSKFDGEGQFSELKFGRAFGATHVDAGVQLREEFTEVEERNESRSSLGYFLLTDTRLAENWLVQLGARQDQFDDFGDQATYSAEIVYENRKHMAFVRTGTSFKAPSLYRSYSSYGNPDLKAESGKAIEAGYMYQADQWLLRADTYRRNLTDEIDFSYITSSYSNIEGEGQYEGAEVYGAWQWRPDHEIGLWYASLRYDHDDSETLARQPKRSAGLSYGVTSGSHDVFLQGVWASERPDADGENLSSYTNGSLKYGYRWSSGLQTYLRGENILNQSIVHAEGYTPYPRRIFGGLAWQF, translated from the coding sequence ATGAACCGTCTACAAATTGGAGTGTTAGCTTTAGGCTTCATAAACACTGGCCTAGCAGCCTTTGGGGCTACTGATGAAACGGAGCGGATGTCGGTCATCGGAACTCGCACACGCACATTGGATCGGTTCACCCGGTCCCATTACGTTATCAATCGGGATGAAATCGAGCGGCAGAATGCACCTAGCTTAGTCGACTACTTAGCTCAGATACCCGGAGTTCATGTGACCCGAGTTGGAGTCATGGGGGGCAACACCAGCGTTTCCATAAGGGGCAGCACTAACGACCATATCTTGGTGCTGATAGACGGTATTCCAGTGTCAGACCAAAGTCAAATCTCGGGAGTTCTATCTCTCGATCACCTCGGTGTTCATCAAGTGGAACGCATTGAGGTGGCCAAGGGTCCCATGGGAGTTGCTTATGGCTCGGACGCCTTGGCTGGGGCGATCAATATTATTACGCGGACGCAGGTGGATGGCGGCAGCCTCCTAGGAGAGGTGAGCAATCGCAGTTATAAACGATTGGACCTATCTTATGGGATCAACTTGAACGAAGAATGGAGCCTCCTGTTTGCTGGTCATGGGATCGATGATGAAGCTTTTTCCGAGGCTGAAGAAGCTGAAGGAAATAGTGAAAAAGATCGCTATCAACGACAGGCGTTTTATGGACGGGCGACTTGGAGTCAAGGACCATGGGTCGCAAGCCTCAATGTTGAGCGGGCTGACGCTGAGAAAGACTTGGATCGATATAGCTTTGCTGACGAGCTGGTCCGAGACGATCTAAATTTTGTTTCTGATGATCAGATGAAGGCTGTTCGCCTTCAAGGGCGTTATGATGGAGGAACTTGGTACAGCAGTATCAAAGTCAGCTATCATCAGGTGCAACGGGAGTATCGCGATGAGATCGATGCTTTATTTCCCTTCGATGGAACCTCTAAGTTCGATGGCGAGGGGCAGTTTAGTGAGCTTAAGTTTGGTCGAGCGTTTGGCGCTACCCACGTGGACGCAGGGGTTCAACTACGTGAGGAGTTCACAGAAGTTGAAGAGCGCAATGAGAGCCGTAGTTCCCTTGGCTATTTTCTATTAACTGATACTCGTCTTGCTGAAAATTGGCTCGTCCAGCTTGGTGCGCGACAAGATCAATTTGATGATTTTGGAGATCAGGCCACTTACAGTGCAGAAATTGTCTACGAGAATCGTAAGCATATGGCGTTTGTTCGCACGGGCACCAGCTTCAAGGCACCAAGCCTCTACCGAAGTTATAGCTCATATGGTAACCCAGATCTTAAAGCAGAATCCGGCAAAGCCATCGAAGCTGGCTACATGTACCAGGCAGACCAGTGGCTGCTGAGGGCCGACACCTATCGACGAAATCTCACCGATGAGATTGACTTCTCGTATATCACCAGTTCCTATTCTAACATTGAGGGTGAAGGCCAGTACGAAGGAGCAGAAGTCTATGGGGCTTGGCAGTGGCGACCGGACCATGAGATCGGACTTTGGTATGCATCACTGCGCTACGATCACGATGATAGCGAAACTCTGGCTAGGCAACCCAAACGCAGTGCAGGGCTGAGCTATGGGGTAACGAGTGGCTCCCACGATGTTTTCTTGCAGGGGGTCTGGGCTTCGGAACGCCCTGATGCTGATGGCGAGAACCTCAGTTCTTATACCAATGGCTCCTTAAAATACGGTTACCGATGGAGCAGTGGGCTCCAAACTTACCTTCGTGGAGAAAATATATTGAATCAATCTATCGTACACGCAGAAGGTTATACTCCATATCCTCGTCGCATCTTTGGAGGTCTTGCTTGGCAGTTTTAA
- a CDS encoding protein kinase domain-containing protein has product MIRELDDPKGGERLSERFDIPTGRTIAGKYQVNSLLGVGWEGEVYLVEELQTGIERAAKFFYPERNVKNRRANNFAKKLHRNRHHHILVQYLHQERVKLQGHDVTCLVSEFIEGQILTDYIKNRDNSLESYEALSILWEICSGLEPVHQAGEYHGDLHTDNILIRRQGIHFHIKLIDSFDWKDSRSKNVRQDVVDLVRVLYDMVGGRDRYSEVGPEIKGICCGLKTSLINKKFKNAGQLRSHLDSFLWEY; this is encoded by the coding sequence ATGATTCGTGAACTTGATGATCCAAAAGGAGGCGAGCGATTGTCAGAAAGATTTGATATCCCCACGGGCCGCACTATTGCCGGTAAATACCAGGTTAACAGCCTCCTTGGGGTTGGCTGGGAGGGCGAGGTTTACCTCGTGGAGGAACTGCAGACTGGCATTGAGCGGGCTGCAAAATTTTTCTACCCAGAGCGGAATGTTAAGAATCGCCGAGCCAATAACTTTGCCAAAAAACTTCATCGCAATCGCCACCACCATATCCTGGTCCAGTATCTCCACCAGGAACGAGTGAAACTGCAAGGCCACGATGTCACCTGCTTGGTATCCGAGTTTATCGAGGGTCAAATTCTTACTGATTACATTAAAAATCGTGATAACTCATTAGAATCATACGAAGCCCTGAGCATCCTTTGGGAGATTTGCTCCGGCTTAGAACCGGTCCACCAAGCCGGCGAGTACCATGGCGACCTTCACACCGATAATATTCTTATCAGACGCCAAGGCATCCATTTCCACATTAAGCTAATCGATTCGTTCGATTGGAAAGACAGCCGATCCAAGAATGTTCGACAGGATGTGGTAGACTTAGTAAGAGTTCTCTACGACATGGTGGGGGGGCGCGATCGCTACAGCGAAGTGGGCCCTGAGATCAAGGGAATCTGCTGCGGCCTCAAAACTTCGCTAATCAACAAAAAATTCAAGAACGCCGGCCAGCTCCGCAGCCACCTTGATAGCTTTCTTTGGGAATACTAA
- a CDS encoding response regulator, producing the protein MIDRTVLMEDWSFFQPEFLEALNQIEIFLLRMEEGQDFPVNMRSCLRNLHVLSTEVQFLGLTEIAKKVRHVEELLYENVNLGYLSKDLADSLLVKIDGIRHDLSQTPGKDSTLAREQQATESSKESKAVPMVQQARERIANEMIHRAKFPYGLAFVVEDEELIRKSLSRKLKRAGFDVLEFEYANDALVKMAEVHPDIIISDIKMDGIDGLQLLDKVHEHRPYLPVILVSGYLTTETCIDALSKGVSGVMAKPFKSDQLVEMCKHNVKRYRAQRLLDMSISYMGYQIERVSPILVNHRENELNEDLMEEFQEILELKKSI; encoded by the coding sequence TTGATCGATCGGACCGTTCTTATGGAAGACTGGAGTTTTTTCCAACCGGAGTTCTTGGAAGCCTTAAACCAGATTGAAATTTTCTTACTTCGAATGGAAGAAGGCCAAGACTTTCCTGTGAATATGCGATCTTGCTTGCGAAACCTTCATGTTCTTTCTACAGAAGTGCAGTTCTTAGGGTTAACAGAGATTGCAAAAAAAGTGCGGCATGTCGAAGAGCTTCTGTATGAAAACGTTAACCTCGGCTACCTCTCCAAAGATCTCGCCGATAGTCTATTGGTAAAAATCGATGGCATCCGTCACGATCTTAGCCAAACACCTGGCAAAGACTCCACGCTCGCTAGGGAGCAGCAGGCTACGGAAAGCTCCAAAGAGTCCAAGGCAGTGCCCATGGTGCAGCAAGCCCGCGAGAGGATTGCCAATGAGATGATCCATCGGGCAAAGTTCCCTTATGGACTCGCATTTGTGGTAGAGGACGAGGAGCTAATCCGAAAAAGCTTGAGTCGCAAGCTCAAACGAGCAGGATTCGATGTCTTAGAATTTGAGTATGCGAATGATGCTCTGGTGAAAATGGCTGAAGTCCACCCTGATATTATCATTTCCGATATCAAGATGGACGGTATCGATGGGCTTCAGCTTCTCGACAAGGTCCATGAGCACCGACCTTACCTACCAGTCATTTTAGTAAGCGGCTACCTCACCACGGAAACCTGCATTGATGCCTTGAGCAAAGGCGTTTCTGGGGTCATGGCAAAGCCGTTTAAGAGCGATCAACTGGTTGAAATGTGTAAGCACAATGTAAAGCGATATCGGGCTCAAAGGCTCCTCGACATGAGCATTTCCTATATGGGATACCAGATCGAAAGGGTTAGCCCCATCCTGGTAAATCATAGAGAAAATGAGTTGAACGAAGACCTTATGGAAGAATTCCAAGAGATTTTGGAACTCAAAAAGTCAATATAA
- a CDS encoding PP2C family protein-serine/threonine phosphatase yields the protein MTEDNQDLAQCLILGRFQVATRTRPAPGKAQNEDSLAAKEVPSGLVALIADGVGGCPRAHEASQAVATELADQADKQDFDLITFADRCQDRIRDMKVGAASTLACIQIVEHTLRYLIAGDSLVKVIGGRGKIKDESPGHSVLNMWESTGILDSIAPSRQVQAGYELLNCLGSDTCYYHISPMIPLAPKDIILIASDGIFDNLSSQELVQVISSSGPSALEICQGIFEALDRSIAQASDPKLDDSSLIVIRQT from the coding sequence ATGACAGAAGACAATCAGGACTTGGCTCAGTGCCTGATTTTGGGTCGCTTCCAAGTGGCTACCCGTACCCGGCCAGCCCCTGGAAAGGCTCAAAATGAAGATTCACTGGCAGCTAAAGAAGTTCCCAGTGGACTCGTAGCGTTGATTGCTGACGGAGTCGGTGGTTGCCCTCGCGCTCACGAGGCCTCTCAAGCAGTGGCTACCGAGCTAGCAGATCAGGCGGACAAGCAGGATTTCGACCTCATCACCTTTGCTGATAGATGCCAGGACCGCATCCGCGATATGAAAGTAGGAGCAGCCTCCACTTTAGCTTGTATCCAAATTGTAGAACATACTTTGCGCTACCTGATTGCTGGGGACAGCCTGGTGAAAGTTATTGGTGGCAGAGGTAAAATCAAGGACGAGTCACCCGGGCACTCGGTTTTAAACATGTGGGAATCCACAGGGATTCTCGACTCCATAGCCCCCTCTCGTCAAGTCCAAGCAGGATATGAGCTTCTTAACTGTCTCGGTAGCGACACCTGCTACTATCATATCAGCCCAATGATCCCACTGGCCCCTAAGGATATCATTCTCATCGCTTCTGATGGGATATTTGACAATCTCAGCAGCCAAGAGCTCGTGCAGGTGATAAGCAGTTCAGGCCCATCGGCTCTAGAAATCTGCCAAGGAATCTTCGAAGCCCTCGATCGATCTATAGCCCAGGCAAGCGATCCCAAGCTCGACGACTCTAGTCTGATTGTGATTCGCCAAACTTAA
- a CDS encoding ABC transporter ATP-binding protein, whose translation MGFSFEISGLSFEASSRRILTLTELSLPSAGLVTILGPNGAGKTTMLRILAGLEREYNGKIRLWGKDLKDHSSQERSRNVAWVPSELDLSFDISLVEMVGLGRYPWNQGYPTRDDRLAVEKVLERLELLGLRDRMLSTLSSGERQKAQVARALASEARCLILDEPCSHLDIKARYELMEILQMVGQSALVLMTSHDHYIIPRYTDWSLALKTGEMFSYQSGALSDQEVSLLFDLKGLKFGESQSD comes from the coding sequence ATGGGTTTTAGTTTTGAGATCAGCGGCCTAAGTTTTGAAGCATCGTCCCGTAGAATTCTCACCTTAACAGAGCTATCATTGCCATCCGCAGGCCTGGTAACCATTCTAGGGCCGAACGGAGCTGGTAAAACCACCATGCTTCGAATTCTAGCTGGTTTAGAAAGGGAATATAACGGCAAGATAAGGCTTTGGGGCAAGGACCTAAAGGACCATTCCAGCCAGGAACGATCGCGGAACGTAGCATGGGTACCTAGTGAGCTGGACTTATCCTTTGACATCAGCCTGGTTGAAATGGTGGGCCTCGGCCGATATCCTTGGAACCAAGGTTATCCCACAAGAGACGATCGCCTAGCGGTGGAAAAGGTTTTGGAACGCTTGGAGCTGCTAGGTTTGCGCGATCGGATGCTGTCTACCTTGAGTTCAGGTGAGCGCCAGAAAGCTCAGGTCGCCCGTGCCTTAGCTAGCGAAGCCCGGTGTTTAATTCTGGACGAACCTTGCTCGCATCTGGATATCAAGGCTCGCTACGAACTCATGGAGATTCTTCAGATGGTGGGGCAATCAGCACTGGTTCTAATGACGAGCCACGATCACTATATTATCCCACGTTATACCGACTGGAGCCTAGCGCTCAAGACTGGCGAAATGTTTTCTTATCAGTCGGGAGCCTTGTCAGACCAAGAGGTTTCGCTACTTTTTGATCTCAAGGGCCTTAAGTTTGGCGAATCACAATCAGACTAG